A window from Theobroma cacao cultivar B97-61/B2 chromosome 3, Criollo_cocoa_genome_V2, whole genome shotgun sequence encodes these proteins:
- the LOC18606241 gene encoding 3-hydroxyisobutyryl-CoA hydrolase-like protein 1, mitochondrial isoform X1 has product MQSFKILSPFFNKHRRFASFTRSLCSLNSSSHYDNLILIEEKGSSRTVILNRPHVLNALTTPMGIFLNKLYKSWERDPTVDLVVIKGNGRAFCSGGDVVQLYQLINEGRVEECKECFRTFYSFVYLLGTYLKPQVAILDGITMGGGAGISVHGSYRVATDKTVFGVPEVLIGFHPDAGASYYLSRLPGYLGEYLALTGDTLTGEEMFACGLATHYSLSTKLPVIETQLSTSARKDFSVVETFLARYSHPRSPNSSSVLHRMEMLNKCFGHGTVEEIIAALEVEAARSKDKWCISTMKKLRAAPPLSLKVSLRSVREGRFQTLEQCLAREYQMTLQAITRQISNDFSEGVRARLVDKCFAPKWDPSCMEKVSEDMVDAYFSALSAYEPELEFVCELPRS; this is encoded by the exons ATGCAAAGCTTCAAAATACTAAGTCCTTTTTTTAACAAGCACCGTCGTTTTGCCTCGTTTACCAGAAGCCTGTGCTCACTCAACAGCTCTAGCCATTATGACAACTTG ATATTAATCGAAGAGAAAGGTAGTTCACGAACTGTTATACTTAACAGACCTCATGTCCTGAATGCTCTTACTACTCCAATG ggaatttttcttaataaattataCAAATCCTGGGAAAGGGACCCTACAGTTGATCTTGTTGTAATCAAG GGAAACGGCAGGGCGTTCTGTTCTGGGGGAGATGTCGTCCAGctatatcaattaataaatgaaG GGAGAGTGGAAGAATGTAAAGAATGTTTCAGGACATTTTACAGTTTCGTGTACCTTTTAGGCACATATTTAAAGCCGCAG GTGGCTATCTTGGATGGCATTACAATGGGAGGAGGTGCAGGGATTTCTGTTCATGGTTCATACCGTGTTGCGACAGATAAGACT GTATTTGGTGTTCCTGAAGTTCTAATTGGTTTCCATCCCGATGCTGGGGCTTCTTATTATCTCTCACGCCTGCCAGGTTATTTAG GAGAATATCTGGCTCTAACCGGCGATACACTTACTGGAGAAGAAATGTTTGCTTGTGGACTTGCAACTCACTATTCACTGAGCACA AAGCTTCCTGTAATTGAAACGCAACTCAGTACATCAGCTAGGAAGGACTTTTCTGTTGTGGAAACTTTTCTGGCTAGATATAGTCATCCCAGATCTCCAAATTCAAGTAGTGTTCTTCACAG GATGGAGATGCTAAACAAATGTTTTGGCCATGGCACGGTTGAGGAAATTATTGCTGCTTTG GAGGTTGAAGCGGCTAGATCAAAAGACAAATGGTGTATTTCAACCATGAAGAAACTAAGAGCGGCTCCACCTTTGAGCTTGAAGGTTTCCTTAAGATCT GTAAGAGAAGGCAGATTCCAAACTCTGGAGCAATGTCTTGCCCGGGAGTATCAGATGACACTTCAAGCTATCACTAGACAGATCTCTAATGACTTCTCTGAG GGAGTTCGGGCACGATTAGTGGATAAATGCTTTGCACCAAAG TGGGATCCATCCTGTATGGAGAAAGTGTCTGAAGATATGGTTGACGCATACTTTTCTGCCCTTAGCGCGTATGAGCCTGAACTAGAGTTTGTATGTGAACTTCCGAGAAGCTAG
- the LOC18606241 gene encoding 3-hydroxyisobutyryl-CoA hydrolase-like protein 1, mitochondrial isoform X2: MQSFKILSPFFNKHRRFASFTRSLCSLNSSSHYDNLGIFLNKLYKSWERDPTVDLVVIKGNGRAFCSGGDVVQLYQLINEGRVEECKECFRTFYSFVYLLGTYLKPQVAILDGITMGGGAGISVHGSYRVATDKTVFGVPEVLIGFHPDAGASYYLSRLPGYLGEYLALTGDTLTGEEMFACGLATHYSLSTKLPVIETQLSTSARKDFSVVETFLARYSHPRSPNSSSVLHRMEMLNKCFGHGTVEEIIAALEVEAARSKDKWCISTMKKLRAAPPLSLKVSLRSVREGRFQTLEQCLAREYQMTLQAITRQISNDFSEGVRARLVDKCFAPKWDPSCMEKVSEDMVDAYFSALSAYEPELEFVCELPRS, encoded by the exons ATGCAAAGCTTCAAAATACTAAGTCCTTTTTTTAACAAGCACCGTCGTTTTGCCTCGTTTACCAGAAGCCTGTGCTCACTCAACAGCTCTAGCCATTATGACAACTTG ggaatttttcttaataaattataCAAATCCTGGGAAAGGGACCCTACAGTTGATCTTGTTGTAATCAAG GGAAACGGCAGGGCGTTCTGTTCTGGGGGAGATGTCGTCCAGctatatcaattaataaatgaaG GGAGAGTGGAAGAATGTAAAGAATGTTTCAGGACATTTTACAGTTTCGTGTACCTTTTAGGCACATATTTAAAGCCGCAG GTGGCTATCTTGGATGGCATTACAATGGGAGGAGGTGCAGGGATTTCTGTTCATGGTTCATACCGTGTTGCGACAGATAAGACT GTATTTGGTGTTCCTGAAGTTCTAATTGGTTTCCATCCCGATGCTGGGGCTTCTTATTATCTCTCACGCCTGCCAGGTTATTTAG GAGAATATCTGGCTCTAACCGGCGATACACTTACTGGAGAAGAAATGTTTGCTTGTGGACTTGCAACTCACTATTCACTGAGCACA AAGCTTCCTGTAATTGAAACGCAACTCAGTACATCAGCTAGGAAGGACTTTTCTGTTGTGGAAACTTTTCTGGCTAGATATAGTCATCCCAGATCTCCAAATTCAAGTAGTGTTCTTCACAG GATGGAGATGCTAAACAAATGTTTTGGCCATGGCACGGTTGAGGAAATTATTGCTGCTTTG GAGGTTGAAGCGGCTAGATCAAAAGACAAATGGTGTATTTCAACCATGAAGAAACTAAGAGCGGCTCCACCTTTGAGCTTGAAGGTTTCCTTAAGATCT GTAAGAGAAGGCAGATTCCAAACTCTGGAGCAATGTCTTGCCCGGGAGTATCAGATGACACTTCAAGCTATCACTAGACAGATCTCTAATGACTTCTCTGAG GGAGTTCGGGCACGATTAGTGGATAAATGCTTTGCACCAAAG TGGGATCCATCCTGTATGGAGAAAGTGTCTGAAGATATGGTTGACGCATACTTTTCTGCCCTTAGCGCGTATGAGCCTGAACTAGAGTTTGTATGTGAACTTCCGAGAAGCTAG